The Megasphaera elsdenii DSM 20460 genome includes the window AAATCGCTGCCCGTATCATCGTCCGCGAAGTCTTCCGTGAAAACGGTCTCGAAGTTACTTTCCAGGCTAAACCGATCCACGGTGTTGCCGGTTCTGGCGAACATACCCATTTTGGTATCGGTGCCATCATGAAGAACGGCAAATTCGTCAACCTCTTCAACCCGGACGACATGAAGAGCGAATTCCTTTCGGCTCTTGGTTATGGCGCTATCATGGGTATCCTCAAACACTACGAAGTCATCAACCCCTTCGTATCGTCGACGACGGACTCCTTGAACCGTTTGAAACCGGGGTTTGAAGCTCCTGTTTGCATCGTAACGGCTCTCGGCGGGGAAACACCGGACGTTCCGACTCGTAACCGTTCCGTCCTGATCGGCCTCATTCGCGATATTGCCAGCCCGGCAGCTACGCGTTTCGAACTTCGTGCTCCGAACCCGTTCACCAATACGTTCATTGCCATTGCCATGTGCTATCTCGGCGCCTTGGATGGTATCAAATATGCACTCTCCAGTGGAAAATCGACGGCTGAACTCTTAGCTGAACTCTCTAAGAAACCGGGCGAAGATGCCGATTATCTGGAAAAAGACCGCGCTTATCGTTCCGAAGTCGACGTCTTCGAAAACTTCAACGACGAAGAACGCAATGCCATGTTCGGCAAAGCTCCGCGCACGGTCTGGGAAAACTTCAAAGCCCTCTCGACGTATCCAGAAAAATTGGACGACCTCGCTTGCGATGCTTTCCAGAAACGCATCATGGAATCCTTCAAACTCGGCGCTCTCAGCCGCTGGGCTCTGGAACTCCAGTACCGCATCATTCCGGAAAACCTCTCGAAAGTCATCGCTGCCGAACAGCTCCATGCTGACGGTGACAGCAATGCTCTCGAAGTCGAACGCTGGACCAAGATCAACGCTCTCCGTACGGAATTAGGCCGTGACACGGAAAAGAGCCTGTCCATCTTCTCCAAGATCAAACAGGCCCTGGCTGCTGATGACTACGATACCGCTTCGAACCTCATGGTCGAAATGAGCGATAAAATGGATCAGCTCACTGACATGTATTACGAATATTCTCATAACGCTTTCTAATACATCGTTTGGATGTAAAAAGGAGCTGTCGCAATGCGACAGCTCCTTTTTTCGGTCCCTTTGGACCGCGGCGGCCTGCGCCCTTTAGAAATGGAAGGTCACGCCGGCGCCGACGCCGTGTTCGTTGTCGCCGTCTTCAGGCATATAATTGTGGTAATTGATGTTCAATCCCCAGCCGAAGGCGATGTTGTAGTTGAGGCCGGCCTGGGTTTCGGCGAAATGCGAGCCTTTGACATAAGTCGCATAGGGCTGGAGACCCAGAATGTGGGGTGCAGCGACGCCGATGCCGCCGTAGAAGGATGTCGAGCTCGCTTGGTCGTCGATGTTGTTGCGCCAGCCACCTAGGAGCTGGACTTTCGAGCCGATGACGTTGTATTTGGCATAGATGTCGTTCTGGTTGCCGTACTGGTCGCGGTCGGCTCGTTTGTAGCCAATCGTCGTCCGCGGCAGGACTTTAGCTTCGGCGTACTGTTCTTTCGTGCCGACGCCGAGGCTGACACCGGCTTCGGGCAGGACGGATAAGGCAAAGGCCTGGGGCAGGGCGAAAGCCGTGCAGGCCAGCAGGGCTGTGGTCAATTTCTTTAACATAACAATCTCTCCTTTCGGGTGGATGGATTATTTCAATTCCAGGCCGACCGGGCAGTGGTCGCTGCCGGTGATGTCGGTATAGATGGATGCTTTGGCCAGGCGGCTGTCCAGGTCTTTCGTGGTCAGGAAGTAGTCGATGCGCCACCCGGCATTGTTCTGACGGGCTTTGAAGCGGTAGCTCCACCACGAATACACGCCGGTCACATCGGGGTAGAAGTAGCGCCACGTATCGGTGAAGCCCGCCGCCAATAGATCAGTCATCTTCTGCCGTTCTTCGTCAGAGAAGCCGGCATTCTTTCGGTTCGTCTTGGGGTTCTTGAGGTCGATTTCTTCATGGGCTACGTTGAGGTCGCCGCAGACGATGACCGGTTTTTCCTGGTGCAGGTCCAGCAGGTACTGGCGGAAATCGTCTTCCCATTTCATGCGGTACGGCAGGCGGGCCAGCTCGCTCTGGGAATTGGGGGTATAGCAGGTTACGAAGTAATAATCGGGAAATTCCAGGGTAATCAGGCGCCCTTCGTGGTCGTGTTCGTCGATGCCCATGCCGTAGCGGACGGACAGGGGGGCCAGGCGGGTGAAGATGGCCGTGCCGCTGTAGCCTTTGCGGTCGGCGTAGTTCCAGTATTGTTCATACCCGGGCAGGTCCAGGTCGATCTGGCCGGCCTGGAGCTTCGTTTCCTGCAGGCAGAAGACGTCGGCGTCGAGGGCCTGGAAGATATCCAGGAAGCCTTTCTTCATGACGGCCCGCAGGCCGTTGACGTTCCAGGAAATAAATTTTGTCATGCAAATCACCTTTCTTCCTTATATATCTAGGATATTGATACATTTTTTGTTATAATGAATGTAAACTATAACAATGATGACGTACAGCCATGGAATAGCGTGGCGTGGAACCGCGCATACTCGTCCTTATTGTATAAAATCGCTGTACGATTGTCAAAACAATGAAGCAGGT containing:
- a CDS encoding type I glutamate--ammonia ligase — its product is MTKDDLVYVIPAGQYGKEGVLALLEQHPEIKFVSLVGIDLAGNDTDEKIPISVFFDEYDKFFNATAFQTDGSSVVLPGIATLSNARVDIKADPSVNWFIDYNDGNIDPETGKPVGTLRIPSFLRHATGFIDSRSILRNTCDYVGDQILALVKKYGIKGTSINSDDIEKIVFTTATELEFWVKTPSQDVATRLLSASQKMQEQYWQRTHGVVRTALEQTVERLEKYGFAPEMGHKEVGGVKAQIDDSGKLTFVLEQLEVDWKYTSDPVQTADNEIAARIIVREVFRENGLEVTFQAKPIHGVAGSGEHTHFGIGAIMKNGKFVNLFNPDDMKSEFLSALGYGAIMGILKHYEVINPFVSSTTDSLNRLKPGFEAPVCIVTALGGETPDVPTRNRSVLIGLIRDIASPAATRFELRAPNPFTNTFIAIAMCYLGALDGIKYALSSGKSTAELLAELSKKPGEDADYLEKDRAYRSEVDVFENFNDEERNAMFGKAPRTVWENFKALSTYPEKLDDLACDAFQKRIMESFKLGALSRWALELQYRIIPENLSKVIAAEQLHADGDSNALEVERWTKINALRTELGRDTEKSLSIFSKIKQALAADDYDTASNLMVEMSDKMDQLTDMYYEYSHNAF
- a CDS encoding exodeoxyribonuclease III gives rise to the protein MTKFISWNVNGLRAVMKKGFLDIFQALDADVFCLQETKLQAGQIDLDLPGYEQYWNYADRKGYSGTAIFTRLAPLSVRYGMGIDEHDHEGRLITLEFPDYYFVTCYTPNSQSELARLPYRMKWEDDFRQYLLDLHQEKPVIVCGDLNVAHEEIDLKNPKTNRKNAGFSDEERQKMTDLLAAGFTDTWRYFYPDVTGVYSWWSYRFKARQNNAGWRIDYFLTTKDLDSRLAKASIYTDITGSDHCPVGLELK